The following is a genomic window from Polyangia bacterium.
GCGTGTTGTTGCCAGCGCCGCCGCCGGCGTTCGTGGTGTTGCCGGCGCCCGCCGTCGCCGAAGAATCACCAGCGGGGATTTGCCGTCCGGTGTTGACACAGCCATTGGAGCCGCCGGCGCAGAGGGCCAGCGATACGCCCAGGATGGTCAGATCGTCCTTGAGATGCCGAGAACGGACAACGACCGAGGTCCATCGAGACATGAAACACCTCCCGAGCAGGAGACTCGTTGGATGGGACCGGCGTCCCACCATTCGTGATGTTCCCGCCGGGATGGAAAATGTTTCAGCGACCGAGGTCGGGTCTTAACGCGTCCGTTGCCGGGCGCCGCGTTGGCCGTCGGGATAAACTGGGCAGCCGTGGCCGAGCAAACCCACACTTTTTATGCCCTCGCCTTCGTCGAGAACTTCTCGCTGAAGGAACTGACGGTGCGCTATCCGGAGGGCAAGCGCACGCACCAGATGCTGTGGTTTCCGGCGGCGGCAGGCGGCACGGTGTTCATGTTTCCTTCCGGCACGGTGGTCTTTCACAACGTCGGTCAGGCCGGGCGCGAAGCCGAACTTTTGCGGCTGCGCCGGTCGCTGCCCAAGCTCAGCGACGCCCAGGTCTTCGGCGAACAGTTCGCGGTGCGGGAGATCCTGGGCGCCAAGACGGACATCGTAAATGGCGTGCTGGAGCTGTCGGAGCTCGGCTTCGAGAGGGCCGGCGTGGTGGCGGTGTCTGTCGCCCAGAGCGTGGCCATGGAGTACTACGAACGCATCGTCGATCAGATGTTCACCGAGACCGATCGCCTGGTCGAGCGCCTGGAGAAGGTCGGCACCATGCCCGTCTTCACGCGCAAGCTGCACAAGTTCATCGGCGCCGCCATCGGCACGCGCAGCGAGGTGCTGTCTGTGTTGCACCTGTTCGACAAGCCCGACGCGGCCTGGGATGATCCCGGCGCCGACCACATCTACGAACAGCTGCGGGCCGAATTCGATCTCGTCGACCGCCATCAAGCCTTGGAGCTGAAGCTGCGCAGCGTGCAGGAGGCGCTGGAGCTGGTCACCGACATCGCCCGCGACAAGCGCCTGGTGTTGCTGGAGGTGTCGGTGGTGCTCCTGATCGTCCTGGAAATTGTCCTCAATTTCTTTCGCCACTGAACCCGACCGGCCGATGCCGCGTCGGCAAGCGCTCTAAAGTCGCGTCGCCGAAACGCCGACCTATCCCCTGCGGCGCAATCAAACGATGCGGCGAGGAGAACGCGCATGCGTTCAATAACAACGGCGGCGATCGGTGTGGCGATCGGGGGGATGGTTCTGTCGGTGGCGCTCGGCGGCTGCCAGAACGGGGGTCCCCAGGAAGACGATCGCCTGGTCTTTTTCAACTGGTGGACCAGCCCCGGCGAGCTGGCCGCCTTGAACAAGCTGGTCGCCGTCTACACCGATCGCTACCCCGCGGTGGCGGTGGAGAACGCCGTGGTCACCGGCGGGCCCGCCACCGATCTGCACCAACGCCTGTACAACCAGGGCCTGGCCATCGGTCACCCGCCCGACACCTATCAGGTGCACATCGGCGCCGAGGCGCGCGCCGACCTGACCTATCTGCAGCCCATCGACGATCTGTACGCCCTGTACAACTGGGAGGCGGTCTTTCCGCCGGCGGTGCTGGCGCTGTCGAAATTCGCCGGCTCGTATTACACGGTTCCGCTGAACGTTCACCGCAGCAACGTGCTTTGGTACCGCAAAGACAGCCTGGCCAAAGTCAACCGGCCGCCGCCCGCCACCTGGGATCAATTCTTCGTCGTCGCCGACGCGCTGAAGGCGATCGGCGAAGAGGTGTTCGTCTGGAACCCGGCGCGCGACCCGGCGGATCCGTCGAACCGCGTCAGCTGGACCACCCATCACATCTTCGAGAGCATCTTGCTGTCGCAGCTGGGCAACACGCGCTTTCTGGGTTTGTTCGACGGCTCGCAATCATGGAACACGCCCGAGGTGCTGGCGGCGTTCGCCACGCTGGATCGCCTGCTGGCGTACGCCAAACCGATGCCCGACAGTGCAACCTATGACATGACGGCGATGACCAGCAACGACAAGCCGGCGGCCCTGGCGCTGATGGGTGATTGGTCGGAGGGCGATCTGACCGCGCTGGGATTTCGGCCCGACGTCGACTTTGGCTGGGCGGCAGCGCCGGGCACCGCCGACTATTTTCTGTTCTTGAGCGATTCGTTCCCGCTGCCCAGGGGTGCGCCGCACGAACGCAACGGTCGCCGCTGGCTGGAGGTGATCGGCTCAAAAGACGGCCAGGATGCGTTCAATCCCGCCAAGGGATCGATCCCGTCGCGGCTGGACGCCGACCTTTCGAACTACGACAGCTATCACAAATCAGCGATCACCGACTTTGGCAGCAAGACCCTGGTGCCGAGCCTGGCGCACGGCCTGGCGGCGCGGCCGGCGTTCACCCAGGCGTATTACGAGATCATCGGCAAATTCCTGGACGATCGCGACGCGACGGCCGCGGCGGCGGCGCTGGACGCCGCGTGCACAGGCTCGTGCAGCTAGCCG
Proteins encoded in this region:
- a CDS encoding RMD1 family protein, whose protein sequence is MAEQTHTFYALAFVENFSLKELTVRYPEGKRTHQMLWFPAAAGGTVFMFPSGTVVFHNVGQAGREAELLRLRRSLPKLSDAQVFGEQFAVREILGAKTDIVNGVLELSELGFERAGVVAVSVAQSVAMEYYERIVDQMFTETDRLVERLEKVGTMPVFTRKLHKFIGAAIGTRSEVLSVLHLFDKPDAAWDDPGADHIYEQLRAEFDLVDRHQALELKLRSVQEALELVTDIARDKRLVLLEVSVVLLIVLEIVLNFFRH
- a CDS encoding ABC transporter substrate-binding protein, translating into MRSITTAAIGVAIGGMVLSVALGGCQNGGPQEDDRLVFFNWWTSPGELAALNKLVAVYTDRYPAVAVENAVVTGGPATDLHQRLYNQGLAIGHPPDTYQVHIGAEARADLTYLQPIDDLYALYNWEAVFPPAVLALSKFAGSYYTVPLNVHRSNVLWYRKDSLAKVNRPPPATWDQFFVVADALKAIGEEVFVWNPARDPADPSNRVSWTTHHIFESILLSQLGNTRFLGLFDGSQSWNTPEVLAAFATLDRLLAYAKPMPDSATYDMTAMTSNDKPAALALMGDWSEGDLTALGFRPDVDFGWAAAPGTADYFLFLSDSFPLPRGAPHERNGRRWLEVIGSKDGQDAFNPAKGSIPSRLDADLSNYDSYHKSAITDFGSKTLVPSLAHGLAARPAFTQAYYEIIGKFLDDRDATAAAAALDAACTGSCS